One Leuconostoc mesenteroides subsp. mesenteroides ATCC 8293 genomic window, CTCTCTGGTGGTCAAAGACAACGTGTTGCTATTGCGCGGGCCTTGTATGCTGATCCGGAATATATTTTAGCCGATGAACCAACTGCTTCATTGGATACAGCCCGGTCCAAAGAAGTCATGTCGCTATTACGTGAATTAGCCCATAAGAATGATAAAACAATTATTGTTGTTACCCATGATTTACGTTTGAAGGAAGAGGTGGATAAAGTTTATCAAATTATTGATGGTAAAATGTCCAAAATTGATGATGGTAAATTCAGTGAGATATATTAAAAAACCTACGTGATTCACGTAGGTTTTTTTATTAGAGAAGGAAAATTTAAGACTGATAACACCATTTGTTGAAATAAGATGTGAGCGTCTTAGGCGACTCTTTCATGTCACTTTTTATCCAATGTCTGATCATACCAACAACTCCGTTCAACGTATACTCGTATAGAAATTGCTTTTCACTCATTGATAGTGTGTCGTCGTCTGGAACTAGTTGGTTAAAAAACTTCTGTTTTGTGGTAGATAAAATATTTGCTAAAAAGTCTTGATCTTCAGTCAAAATAAAATTGAAAACTTTATTATTTTTTTTAACTAGTTCAAATATGGCTTGTAATAAAACTTCCACAGAATCAGTTTGTTTATCATTCTCAAGTATAGAAAAAAGTTCATTAGCAGTTTCTTTTTCCATATGATTCATGCAATCAGCAACATCAACAAAATGAGCATAAAATGTCCCACGATTAATATCAGCAGTTTTACAAATATCTGTCACAGATATACTGTTGATATTTTTATCGCTCATTAGGTGGATTAGAGCATCTTGTATGTTTTTTTTCGTTAACTGTGCACGTCTATTATTTTTGGTACCAACCATTTTATTTCTCCGATTCATTAGTAAGAAATACCATTAATATATTATAGCAATAAATAATAACCAGTTGATATGAAATTAAGATATGATATAATATTTTTTCGTACACTATGTTGTTTTAATAACATCATGTACGAAAAATACACTGGAGGAATAGACGGTTGAAGAGAAAAAGAATGTTTCTCATACAAGCTGTTATTTGGCTAATTATTATGATTTCGGCAGTCATATGGTTGCCAAACACAAGTCAGCTTATCAAGGAGAAAGGGGATACAAATCTTCCAAGTGCTGTCAAAAGTGAGGTAGCGCAGAAAATTCAAGACAATTGGGGCAGAGGTCAAGATAATACGCGACAAGTAATCGTTGTTTTCAACAATGGTCATGAAAAAATAACTGCTGATCAGGGAAAAAACATTGCGAAAACAGTTGATCACCTGAAGAAGAATAAATCTACCTATCATATCAAGTCAATTTTAGCGCCAGAAGATAGTTCTGAAGCTCAAGCGCAATTGCTTTCCAAAGATAAGACAACAGAATTAGTTCAGTTAACCGTGGATAAAAAGCAATCTGTCAGTCAAATGACACAAACTTTAACCAAGCAAGCTAAAACTGATGGTGTTAAAACCTACATAACAGGTAGTGACATTCTTGAAGATGACTTCTCTGAAGAAATTGAAAAAGGATTACATAAAACAGAATGGATAACGGTTGTATTTATTTTCTTAGTGTTAATGGTTGTCTTTAGATCAGTTATCACGCCGATTGTATCACTATTCTCTGTGGGGGTTGCGTTTATTACCTCACTGAGCGTTGTTATGAATTTGGTGGATAAGTTTAATTTTCCCCTTTCAAACTTCACGCAGGTATTTATGGTTGTTGTTTTGTTCGGAATAGGGACTGATTATAATATACTTTTATTTGATCAGTTTAAGGAAGAACTGAATGCAGGATATGAAAAAGTAGAAGCGACCAAACGTGCTTTGAAAACGGCTGGCAGAACAATTTTGTACAGCGGCATTTCTGTGCTGATTGGTTTTGCTACGCTGGAGCTGGCAAAGTTTTCAATTTATAAGTCAGCAGTAGGCGTTTCAATAGCGGTTGCTGTATTGTTGCTTGTACTATTAACCTTGAACCCATTCTTTATGGCTGTATTTGGTAAATACTTGTTTTGGCCAAGTAAACGGTTTGGTGAGACTTCCGAAAGCAAGTTATGGCAAGGCATAGCTAAAAAGTCCATCAAGTATCCTTTGATTGCTTTATTGACTGTGATTTTAATGGCTATACCGCTCTTTGTCAGTTACAATAGTCAATTAAACTATGACACATTAACAGAGTTAGGTGAGGATATTCCTGCTAAAAAGGGATTTAAAGTAGTTCAAAAACATTTTTCAGCAGGAACTGCAGAACCTTCGACACTATATATAAAGTCAAAGAATAGGTTAGACAATGATGCAAGTCTTCAGACTATTGATAGTTTGGCAGACAAACTAAAAAAGACCAAAGGTGTTAAGATGGTTACGTCAGCCACACGTCCTGGTGGCTCCAAAATAAAAGAGTTATATGTGCGTAATCAATTGGGTAGTGTTACTGATGGTTTAAAAAGTGCAATTTCTGGTACAAAGACTATTGGTAATGGTTTGAGTGATGCAAGTAATCAGTTATCAACTAGTAATATTAACGAGGGGGTTGATGGGGCCAAGCAATTAGCAGATGGTTCCGCAGAACTAAAGAGTGGTAGTGCACAACTAAGCTCAGGTGCAAATGATTTGAATACCGGTATAGGTACGCTATCTTCTGGCACGTCCGGGTTGGCTGAGGGGTTGGCAACTTTGGATAGTAATAAGGCGGCCATTCAATCAGGAGTTGGTACACTGAATACTGGTGTAAGTAGTTTAAACAGTGGTTCTGCACAAATTACAGATGGACTAAAGCAATTAGAATCAGAACTGAGTGCACAATCTGGCAAT contains:
- a CDS encoding TetR/AcrR family transcriptional regulator produces the protein MVGTKNNRRAQLTKKNIQDALIHLMSDKNINSISVTDICKTADINRGTFYAHFVDVADCMNHMEKETANELFSILENDKQTDSVEVLLQAIFELVKKNNKVFNFILTEDQDFLANILSTTKQKFFNQLVPDDDTLSMSEKQFLYEYTLNGVVGMIRHWIKSDMKESPKTLTSYFNKWCYQS
- a CDS encoding MMPL family transporter, translated to MFLIQAVIWLIIMISAVIWLPNTSQLIKEKGDTNLPSAVKSEVAQKIQDNWGRGQDNTRQVIVVFNNGHEKITADQGKNIAKTVDHLKKNKSTYHIKSILAPEDSSEAQAQLLSKDKTTELVQLTVDKKQSVSQMTQTLTKQAKTDGVKTYITGSDILEDDFSEEIEKGLHKTEWITVVFIFLVLMVVFRSVITPIVSLFSVGVAFITSLSVVMNLVDKFNFPLSNFTQVFMVVVLFGIGTDYNILLFDQFKEELNAGYEKVEATKRALKTAGRTILYSGISVLIGFATLELAKFSIYKSAVGVSIAVAVLLLVLLTLNPFFMAVFGKYLFWPSKRFGETSESKLWQGIAKKSIKYPLIALLTVILMAIPLFVSYNSQLNYDTLTELGEDIPAKKGFKVVQKHFSAGTAEPSTLYIKSKNRLDNDASLQTIDSLADKLKKTKGVKMVTSATRPGGSKIKELYVRNQLGSVTDGLKSAISGTKTIGNGLSDASNQLSTSNINEGVDGAKQLADGSAELKSGSAQLSSGANDLNTGIGTLSSGTSGLAEGLATLDSNKAAIQSGVGTLNTGVSSLNSGSAQITDGLKQLESELSAQSGNNVAGQQSQINELKESLQSMNESMASLSKSSDNSDSLSKLNNTSSLLTTSSANVQADASDLKSSLNTALNSNSSLNVLSENDINNIISSINSKSALSNEQQAALRSALQEQSKSINAQISSAQSTNKNNIAAASTAAQKLENDMSAFQQTGNALTEELSNLKAFAEQMSNLGALATSSIKANTASIAALDKLSEAISGTQQILTALRGTNGQAGLVNGSQQLTEGLSQLNTGVSDMQSQMHTYTNSVSSASSGATAVNNGVAEIKSGSQRLADNQSQLTSGIDALNSGQQTMYNSLKGTVGQVQSLQEGLKEASQGSTQISGGLESANDYLIGLKESSAANTYYVPKNVLHGKAYKSALDAYMSENKKATSLNIVLDSNPNSEKAMKKVSQLQSQVEGALERNRIS